One Synergistaceae bacterium genomic region harbors:
- the aspS gene encoding aspartate--tRNA ligase: MARIFNNEWQRTKLCGTFTEDDAGKEVRANGWVRARRDLGGIIFIEVWDWTGPIQVVFNPEAGEIHDMAGRLRNEYCIAVKGKMRIRPEGTDNPELKTGNIEIVASDLLVMSKAKPLPFEVGDETETVDENIRLKYRYLDMRREKMQFNMRTRAKINSFTRRYLEERNFVELETPMLTKATPEGARDYLVPSRVNQGCFYALPQSPQLFKQILMISGFDRYYQIARCFRDEDLRADRQPEFTQVDIEMSYIVEDDIMSLIEGYMKGLFKEIRGVDIPTPFMRMSYWDAMDKYGSDKPDLRVKLELCDLADAFRDSGFEPFRRILENGGVVRGLRLPGGASLSRKEILDLEARAIKLGTSGLANFLYKDGGLKGPLVKFLKPEDLEKVKELGAMQPDDALFIVAHASRAKACEILGTLRLELGKKRADLFDDSPDNWRFLWVTKFPLFEWNADEKRWEAMHHPFTSPALDNDTPFDEDPANALARAYDCVLNGNEVGGGSIRIHDPDVQARLFKCLGITPEAAKRRFGFFLDALSYGTPPHGGLALGVDRLVMLLCGGNSIRDVMAFPKTQKAQCLMSGAPDAVEQERLDELAISVVKDE, encoded by the coding sequence ATGGCAAGAATATTCAACAATGAATGGCAGAGGACGAAACTTTGCGGGACATTCACGGAAGATGACGCAGGGAAGGAAGTCCGCGCAAATGGCTGGGTGCGTGCAAGGCGCGACCTCGGCGGAATAATCTTCATTGAGGTGTGGGACTGGACCGGGCCGATTCAGGTAGTGTTCAACCCTGAAGCCGGAGAGATTCACGACATGGCCGGGAGACTCCGCAACGAGTACTGCATAGCGGTCAAAGGGAAAATGCGTATACGTCCCGAAGGCACCGACAATCCCGAACTGAAGACAGGAAATATTGAGATTGTAGCGTCAGATTTGCTTGTGATGTCGAAAGCAAAACCCCTCCCGTTTGAAGTAGGCGACGAAACAGAAACAGTTGACGAGAACATACGCCTGAAATATCGCTATCTTGACATGCGCCGTGAAAAAATGCAGTTCAACATGAGGACACGCGCAAAGATTAACTCATTCACGCGGCGTTATCTTGAGGAGCGGAATTTTGTCGAGCTTGAGACTCCCATGCTGACGAAGGCAACCCCGGAGGGCGCGAGGGATTATCTTGTTCCTTCACGTGTCAATCAGGGCTGCTTCTACGCACTTCCGCAGAGTCCTCAGCTCTTCAAGCAGATACTAATGATTTCCGGGTTCGACAGGTATTATCAGATTGCGCGGTGCTTCCGTGATGAGGATTTGCGCGCAGACCGCCAGCCGGAATTTACGCAGGTTGACATAGAGATGAGCTACATTGTTGAGGACGATATTATGTCGCTCATTGAGGGCTACATGAAGGGACTCTTTAAGGAGATTCGCGGCGTTGACATTCCGACTCCGTTCATGAGAATGTCATACTGGGACGCGATGGACAAATACGGCAGCGACAAGCCGGATTTGAGGGTGAAACTTGAGCTTTGCGACTTGGCGGACGCATTCAGGGACTCAGGGTTTGAGCCATTCCGCAGAATTTTGGAGAACGGCGGAGTTGTTCGGGGACTCAGGCTTCCGGGGGGAGCGTCATTATCACGCAAAGAAATTCTTGACCTCGAAGCCCGCGCAATAAAGCTCGGCACATCGGGACTCGCAAATTTCCTCTACAAGGACGGCGGACTAAAAGGCCCTCTCGTGAAATTCCTGAAGCCGGAAGATTTAGAGAAGGTTAAAGAACTCGGAGCAATGCAGCCCGATGACGCGCTATTTATCGTGGCTCATGCCTCACGCGCTAAAGCCTGCGAGATTCTCGGAACGTTGCGGCTTGAGTTAGGGAAGAAACGCGCTGACCTTTTCGACGACTCGCCGGACAACTGGCGGTTCTTGTGGGTAACAAAATTCCCGCTGTTTGAGTGGAACGCTGACGAAAAACGCTGGGAGGCTATGCATCATCCGTTCACGTCCCCTGCGCTTGACAATGATACGCCGTTTGACGAAGATCCCGCGAACGCATTAGCCCGGGCGTATGACTGCGTACTCAACGGCAACGAGGTCGGCGGAGGCTCAATCAGGATTCATGACCCTGATGTTCAGGCGAGACTCTTCAAGTGTCTTGGGATTACTCCTGAAGCGGCCAAGCGGAGATTCGGGTTCTTCCTTGACGCATTGTCATACGGGACTCCTCCTCACGGGGGGCTTGCTCTCGGTGTTGACAGGCTCGTGATGTTACTTTGCGGAGGAAACTCAATCCGCGATGTTATGGCGTTCCCTAAGACGCAGAAAGCTCAGTGCCTAATGTCAGGTGCGCCTGACGCTGTAGAGCAGGAAAGACTCGATGAACTTGCAATCAGCGTAGTGAAGGACGAGTAA
- a CDS encoding zf-TFIIB domain-containing protein has protein sequence MAEKICPSCKKELKLREKGYPMGSSFLKADRVHVDIYECPECHGIRLYATEGDMVTCPKCGSVHSAKEACAVCALNAAVDEATNK, from the coding sequence ATGGCAGAAAAAATTTGCCCGTCATGCAAGAAAGAATTAAAGCTCAGGGAGAAAGGCTATCCTATGGGAAGCTCATTTCTGAAGGCCGACAGGGTTCACGTTGACATTTACGAATGCCCCGAATGCCACGGGATAAGGCTATACGCCACAGAGGGCGACATGGTAACCTGCCCGAAATGCGGAAGCGTCCACAGCGCGAAAGAAGCCTGCGCGGTTTGCGCCCTCAATGCGGCAGTTGACGAGGCAACAAACAAGTAG
- a CDS encoding flagellar biosynthesis anti-sigma factor FlgM has product MFSGITKRIAEALREKSGGLFFFPLKTIPQSTEKLSEIKASWNLSRRRSVIMIGRISGQYSAEALQGKKSRRSVSYNSGSFTETDNANISSFGSLLAKVNAEIKNIPDVREDVVADFKSRIESGTYNPPLDKLANVLYMAGMLEAAEE; this is encoded by the coding sequence GTGTTCTCAGGAATCACGAAACGAATCGCAGAGGCTCTCCGGGAAAAATCCGGAGGGCTTTTCTTTTTCCCGTTAAAGACAATCCCGCAAAGCACCGAAAAACTAAGTGAAATAAAAGCGTCATGGAATCTTTCAAGAAGGAGGAGCGTAATAATGATTGGCAGAATATCAGGGCAATACAGCGCGGAAGCCCTGCAAGGTAAAAAATCAAGGCGCAGTGTGTCATACAACAGCGGATCTTTCACGGAGACCGACAACGCTAATATAAGCTCGTTCGGCTCACTTCTGGCAAAAGTCAACGCCGAGATAAAGAATATTCCCGATGTCCGCGAAGACGTAGTAGCAGACTTCAAATCACGCATTGAGTCGGGAACTTACAATCCCCCGCTCGACAAGCTGGCTAATGTTCTCTACATGGCCGGAATGCTTGAAGCCGCAGAAGAGTAA
- the flgN gene encoding flagellar export chaperone FlgN has protein sequence MRPDAEELIDAVLDEADCIDDLIEAVREQREAMRRRDTETVNALMDETRDLSFEAQSQEKQRDDIARRFAEKYSCGTSASSLVSVMDKDEQEEFNGAVDRLTQSVFVLKSEMMILTGLIDQHEQYTSMLLSEWRRLNGDIVSQSGSADFRG, from the coding sequence ATGCGCCCTGACGCTGAAGAGCTTATTGACGCGGTGTTAGATGAGGCAGACTGCATTGACGATCTTATAGAGGCAGTCCGGGAACAGCGCGAGGCCATGCGCCGCCGTGATACTGAGACAGTGAACGCCCTTATGGATGAGACCCGCGATTTGTCGTTCGAGGCACAGTCCCAAGAGAAACAGCGCGATGACATAGCAAGGAGATTCGCGGAAAAATATTCCTGCGGGACATCGGCCAGTTCTTTGGTGTCAGTTATGGATAAAGACGAACAGGAAGAATTTAACGGGGCTGTGGACAGATTAACGCAGTCCGTTTTTGTGTTGAAGTCTGAAATGATGATATTAACCGGCCTTATTGACCAGCACGAACAATATACGTCAATGCTCCTCTCAGAATGGCGCAGGCTTAACGGTGATATAGTGTCGCAGTCTGGTTCGGCTGATTTCAGGGGGTAA
- the flgK gene encoding flagellar hook-associated protein FlgK, producing MSSTFGGMELGRSALNAFRLGMQTVGHNISNMNTEGYSRQRVNYATVTPENIYGVGQVGQGMTITSIERIRDEFLDFQFRDNQSTLGYWEKINDLYDSIQNYISEPNSSGIRAAMDTFFTDLQTLQEKPEDTATRQALVTSANSIGSMLGNLIDSFNTYNESINLEIQQAVDDANAMLHDIAALNREIYEAEALNQNANDLRDSRDVLIDKLSKMMDISYNEPKEYDGVKGEFFLSVNGKVLVQGQNVRELKAHAFMWDNQVYYDVQVAENEFDIVQDPNIAEALATGAEGSYQLTVDRIANGVEWTAGGGNAHCLETYAVKTSEFENGIILNDNSADIPYKLQFRVLDADSKPSVLTVKIDKAASGWTLRADNGGTTETQTITGDITASNLAQFISDKATALNVGLSAKADGSAIIFEATATVTATNETSPLELTDYSGMLGALTEAKRELLAVNMRTEPATLDDPLNISGSFRIQVGTQGTRITSNNFSANAGKALKEGEILTAMKSGDTDAVRKHTFRIGVSGD from the coding sequence ATGAGCAGCACTTTCGGAGGAATGGAACTAGGCAGGAGCGCGCTAAACGCTTTTAGGCTGGGTATGCAGACGGTCGGACATAATATCTCAAATATGAACACCGAGGGCTATTCCCGCCAGCGAGTAAATTACGCGACTGTAACGCCTGAGAATATATACGGTGTCGGCCAAGTCGGGCAGGGCATGACCATTACGAGTATTGAGAGGATACGCGATGAGTTTCTCGATTTCCAGTTCCGCGACAATCAGTCGACATTAGGCTACTGGGAGAAGATTAATGACCTCTACGACTCGATTCAGAATTATATCTCAGAGCCTAACTCATCAGGAATCCGCGCCGCTATGGATACATTTTTCACGGACTTGCAGACGTTGCAGGAGAAGCCCGAAGACACCGCAACCCGGCAGGCTCTCGTAACATCCGCTAACTCTATAGGCTCAATGCTCGGAAACCTCATAGACAGCTTCAACACGTACAATGAAAGCATAAATCTTGAAATTCAGCAGGCAGTTGATGACGCAAACGCAATGCTTCACGACATAGCCGCCCTCAACAGGGAAATTTACGAGGCAGAAGCCCTCAATCAGAACGCCAACGACCTACGGGACTCCCGCGATGTGTTAATCGATAAATTGTCCAAGATGATGGATATATCCTACAATGAGCCGAAAGAATACGACGGCGTGAAGGGTGAATTTTTCCTCTCTGTGAACGGCAAAGTTTTGGTGCAGGGTCAGAACGTTCGCGAGCTTAAAGCACACGCTTTCATGTGGGACAATCAGGTGTACTATGATGTTCAGGTCGCGGAGAATGAGTTTGACATAGTGCAGGATCCGAATATCGCTGAGGCATTAGCGACAGGCGCGGAGGGATCGTATCAGCTCACGGTTGACAGAATAGCCAACGGAGTCGAATGGACAGCAGGCGGGGGAAATGCTCACTGTCTCGAAACTTACGCGGTAAAGACATCAGAATTTGAGAACGGAATAATCCTGAACGATAACAGCGCGGATATACCGTATAAATTGCAGTTCCGTGTTCTTGACGCAGACAGCAAGCCGAGTGTATTAACCGTGAAAATCGACAAGGCCGCTTCAGGCTGGACTCTCCGCGCCGATAATGGCGGAACAACCGAGACACAGACAATTACAGGCGACATAACAGCGTCAAACCTCGCGCAGTTCATCAGCGACAAAGCAACGGCTCTTAACGTAGGACTCTCGGCAAAAGCTGACGGCAGCGCGATAATTTTTGAGGCTACAGCAACAGTTACAGCGACAAATGAAACATCCCCGCTTGAGCTGACAGACTACTCCGGCATGTTAGGCGCGCTGACTGAGGCAAAACGCGAGCTTCTCGCCGTAAACATGCGTACAGAACCTGCGACTCTCGATGACCCGCTGAACATTTCCGGCTCATTCCGCATTCAGGTCGGCACGCAGGGGACTCGCATAACGTCAAACAACTTCAGCGCGAACGCAGGAAAAGCCCTGAAGGAGGGCGAAATTCTCACGGCGATGAAAAGCGGAGACACTGACGCGGTGAGGAAGCATACATTCCGCATAGGCGTTTCAGGGGATTAG